The Lycium ferocissimum isolate CSIRO_LF1 chromosome 1, AGI_CSIRO_Lferr_CH_V1, whole genome shotgun sequence genome includes a region encoding these proteins:
- the LOC132053091 gene encoding WRKY DNA-binding transcription factor 70, protein MEELLHENLRKKLINGLVRGKKFATQLQTLLQKPHTEHHGSVLADELVLKIWRSFTQAITELNTLGNSNKSLVQIEEVDQPDSGDRKSKECCSNSELKKKEKQGGKDKRGCYKRRKTSGSWMRESATMDDGCAWRKYGQKNILNSKYPRCYFRCSHKYDQDCRATKHVQIVQENPKMYHTTYFGNHTCNSEKIPKHKMITNNSQFNHPILESPPFEVKPKIPSSDIHDSTVKEEDEEESKGQSDDVSSSTMDSNLWQDFMPSSLADHSSSYFERVISSDMEDFGTFGDFHDFEAIEFF, encoded by the exons atggaggAGCTTCTTCATGAAAACCTACGTAAGAAATTGATCAATGGTCTAGTTCGAGGAAAAAAATTTGCAACCCAACTTCAAACTTTACTTCAAAAACCTCATACTGAACATCATGGGTCAGTTTTAGCTGATGAACTTGTTCTGAAAATATGGAGATCTTTCACTCAGGCTATTACTGAGTTAAATACTTTGGGTAATTCCAACAAGAGTTTAGTCCAGATCGAGGAAGTTGATCAACCGGATTCCGGTGACCGGAAATCTAAAGAATGTTGTAGTAATTCTgaattgaagaagaaggagaagcaAGGGGGCAAGGACAAGAGAGGCTGCTACAAGAGAAG GAAAACCTCAGGTTCATGGATGAGAGAATCTGCAACAATGGATGATGGttgtgcatggaggaaatacgGGCAGAAGAATATACTCAATTCAAAATATCCAAG GTGCTACTTTAGGTGCTCCCACAAGTACGATCAAGATTGCCGGGCCACAAAACATGTTCAAATCGTCCAAGAAAATCCAAAAATGTACCACACCACATACTTTGGCAATCACACTTGCAATTCAGAAAAGATTCCAAAGCATAAGATGATAACTAATAATTCACAATTCAATCATCCCATATTGGAATCTCCACCTTTTGAAGTAAAACCAAAAATACCTAGCAGTGACATTCATGATTCAACAGTGAAAgaagaagacgaagaagaaTCCAAGGGACAAAGTGATGATGTATCTTCATCAACTATGGATTCTAACTTATGGCAGGATTTTATGCCTTCTTCATTGGCTGATCATAGTTCTTCTTATTTTGAACGTGTGATTTCTAGTGATATGGAAGATTTTGGTACATTTGGTGACTTTCATGACTTTGAGGCAATAGAGTTCTTTTGA